The following proteins are co-located in the Poecile atricapillus isolate bPoeAtr1 chromosome 2, bPoeAtr1.hap1, whole genome shotgun sequence genome:
- the MAFA gene encoding transcription factor MafA: MASELAMSAELPTSPLAIEYVNDFDLMKFEVKKEPAEAERLCHRLPAGSLSSTPLSTPCSSVPSSPSFCAPSPGGQPAPGPPATTAASLGSKQQLEELYWMSGYQHHLNPEALNLTPEDAVEALIGAPHHHHHHHQGYEPFRPQPFGGEELPPAAHHHPGHHHHHHHHLRLEDRFSDDQLVSMSVRELNRQLRGFSKEEVIRLKQKRRTLKNRGYAQSCRYKRVQQRHILENEKCQLQSQVEQLKQEVTRLAKERDLYKEKYEKLAGRGFPREPSPSAAPKATADFFM; encoded by the coding sequence ATGGCCTCGGAGCTGGCCATGAGCGCGGAGCTGCCCACGAGCCCCCTCGCCATCGAGTACGTGAACGATTTCGACCTGATGAAGTTCGAGGTGAAGAAGGAGCCGGCGGAGGCGGAGCGGCTGTGCCACCGCCTGCCCGCCGGGTCCCTGTCGTCCACCCCGCTCAGCACGCCCTGCTCCTCCGTGCCTTCCTCGCCCAGCTTCTGCGCTCCCAGCCCCGGTGGGCAACCGGCCCCCGGCCCCCCGGCTACCACCGCCGCTTCCCTGGGCTCcaaacagcagctggaggagctgtaCTGGATGTCGGGTTACCAGCATCACCTCAACCCCGAAGCTCTCAACCTGACGCCGGAGGACGCGGTGGAGGCGTTGATCGGTGCCcctcaccatcatcatcatcaccaccaaGGGTACGAGCCCTTCCGACCTCAGCCCTTCGGGGGTGAGGAGCTGCCGCCGGCCGCCCATCACCATCCCGGccatcaccaccatcatcatcaccacctACGCCTGGAGGACCGGTTCTCCGACGATCAGCTGGTGAGTATGTCCGTGCGGGAGCTGAACCGGCAGCTGCGGGGCTTCAGCAAGGAGGAGGTGATTCGTCTCAAGCAGAAGAGGAGGACCTTGAAGAACCGAGGCTACGCTCAATCCTGCCGCTACAAGCGGGTCCAGCAAAGGCACATCTTGGAGAACGAGAAATGCCAACTGCAGAGCCAGGTGGAGCAGCTCAAGCAGGAGGTGACCCGCTTGGCCAAGGAAAGGGATCtgtacaaagaaaaatatgagaagTTGGCCGGCCGGGGCTTCCCGAGGGAGCCCTCCCCATCCGCCGCCCCGAAAGCCACCGCTGACTTCTTCATGTGA